The Pirellulimonas nuda genome includes a region encoding these proteins:
- a CDS encoding vWA domain-containing protein, whose product MDIQIGNPAQLVWLWLPVLSLAAIGYAAQARRRARRRFATANLVGRALPTSGGRRAVVGAVLVTAAMALMALALVDVRWGRVSREVPQRGIEVMFVLDVSRSMLAEDASPNRLVRAKQQIKDAVDEMAGDRVGLVVFAGDAKRQIPLTTHYDDFKQALDAVGPHSVLRGGSRLAGAIEAASQSFVTKLNAHKAMVIFTDGEDQESDPVAVARQANRDTGVRVFTVGLGDMDQGARIPLASDRGGAYLQHAGEPVWSKLHGDILRQVAVETGGAYIPAGTKQVNMADVYHGYIADVEQTEFETATIDQYEARFQWLLVPALGLLLCEVAVAAWPTRRVVRQGAATAGKQPRSPSTNATQHSTAA is encoded by the coding sequence ATGGACATCCAGATCGGAAACCCGGCTCAGCTCGTTTGGTTGTGGCTCCCCGTGCTGTCGCTCGCCGCAATCGGGTACGCGGCCCAGGCCCGCCGCCGGGCGAGGCGACGCTTCGCGACGGCCAACCTGGTGGGCCGCGCCCTGCCCACGTCGGGGGGGCGCCGCGCCGTGGTGGGCGCCGTGCTGGTCACCGCGGCGATGGCGCTAATGGCGCTGGCGCTGGTAGACGTGCGTTGGGGCCGGGTGTCGCGCGAGGTCCCCCAGCGGGGCATCGAGGTGATGTTTGTGCTGGACGTCTCGCGGTCGATGCTGGCCGAGGACGCGTCGCCGAACCGGCTAGTGCGGGCGAAGCAGCAGATCAAGGACGCGGTCGATGAGATGGCGGGCGACCGCGTGGGGCTGGTGGTGTTCGCCGGAGACGCCAAGCGGCAGATCCCGCTGACGACCCACTACGACGACTTCAAGCAGGCGCTCGACGCGGTGGGGCCCCACAGCGTGCTGCGTGGCGGATCGCGGTTGGCGGGCGCGATCGAGGCGGCGTCCCAATCGTTCGTGACGAAGCTCAACGCCCACAAGGCGATGGTGATCTTCACCGACGGAGAGGACCAAGAGAGCGACCCGGTGGCGGTCGCCCGGCAGGCCAACCGCGACACGGGCGTACGCGTCTTCACCGTGGGCCTGGGAGACATGGACCAGGGGGCCCGCATCCCGCTGGCGTCCGACCGGGGCGGGGCCTACCTGCAGCACGCCGGCGAGCCGGTGTGGAGCAAGCTGCACGGCGACATCCTCCGCCAAGTGGCGGTGGAAACCGGCGGCGCGTACATCCCGGCCGGCACGAAGCAGGTGAACATGGCCGACGTCTACCACGGCTACATCGCAGACGTAGAGCAAACCGAGTTCGAGACGGCAACGATCGACCAGTACGAGGCCCGCTTCCAGTGGCTGCTCGTCCCGGCGCTGGGGCTGCTGTTGTGCGAGGTCGCGGTCGCGGCCTGGCCCACACGCCGCGTGGTTCGGCAGGGCGCCGCCACGGCGGGCAAGCAGCCGCGCTCCCCTTCCACCAACGCCACCCAACACTCGACCGCGGCATGA
- a CDS encoding VWA domain-containing protein: MFSSPWMFTLLLLLPLVAWRLWSGARQTAAPFSSTEHLQALRPTWRQRLAWLPAALTLAAVAVTIVALARPREGREQTVVDADGIAIEMVVDRSGSMRALDFQLDGSPVDRLTAIKSVAGRFIEGDDDPADDASLPGRVGDLVGLVTFAGYADAAAPPTLDHAFVTAQLNQQEIATQRGEDGTAIGDAISLAVEKLTSLDDRQQEKVKSKVLVLLTDGENNAGEVDPTQAAELAKKLGVKIYTIGVGTRGRAPVPVANPFTGREQIEWAEVNLDEGALRAIASATEGKYFRATDTESLTEVYREIDLLEKTKIEEQHFVDYRELAIQPTPWGALTLPPLALVALGLLWARVILASTLFRELA; the protein is encoded by the coding sequence ATGTTCTCTAGCCCTTGGATGTTCACGCTGCTGTTGCTGCTGCCGTTGGTGGCGTGGCGGCTGTGGTCGGGCGCGCGGCAGACCGCCGCGCCGTTCAGCTCCACTGAGCACCTGCAAGCGCTGCGGCCCACCTGGCGGCAACGGCTGGCTTGGCTGCCGGCCGCGTTGACGCTCGCCGCGGTCGCGGTGACCATCGTCGCCCTGGCGCGGCCGCGGGAAGGACGCGAGCAGACCGTGGTAGACGCAGACGGGATCGCCATCGAGATGGTCGTCGACCGTTCGGGGAGCATGCGGGCGCTCGACTTCCAGCTCGACGGATCGCCCGTCGACCGCTTGACCGCTATCAAGAGCGTGGCGGGCCGGTTCATCGAGGGGGACGACGACCCCGCGGACGACGCTAGCCTGCCGGGGCGCGTGGGCGACCTGGTAGGCCTGGTTACCTTCGCCGGCTACGCCGACGCGGCGGCGCCCCCGACCCTGGACCACGCGTTTGTCACGGCTCAGCTCAACCAGCAAGAGATCGCGACCCAACGCGGCGAAGACGGCACCGCGATCGGCGACGCGATCAGCCTGGCGGTGGAGAAGCTCACCTCGCTCGACGACCGGCAGCAAGAGAAGGTGAAGAGCAAGGTGCTGGTGCTGCTGACCGACGGCGAGAACAACGCCGGGGAGGTCGACCCCACCCAGGCCGCCGAGCTGGCCAAGAAGCTGGGCGTGAAGATCTACACGATCGGCGTCGGCACACGCGGCCGCGCGCCGGTGCCGGTAGCCAACCCGTTCACCGGCCGCGAGCAAATCGAGTGGGCCGAAGTCAACCTCGACGAGGGCGCGTTGCGGGCGATCGCCTCGGCCACGGAGGGCAAGTACTTCCGCGCCACCGACACCGAGTCGCTCACCGAGGTGTACCGCGAGATCGACCTGCTCGAGAAGACCAAGATCGAGGAGCAGCACTTCGTGGACTACCGCGAGCTGGCCATCCAGCCCACCCCGTGGGGCGCCCTGACGCTCCCGCCGCTGGCGCTGGTGGCGCTGGGGCTGCTCTGGGCCCGCGTGATCCTCGCCAGCACCCTGTTCCGCGAGCTCGCCTGA